The following coding sequences lie in one Mycobacterium sp. DL440 genomic window:
- a CDS encoding carboxymuconolactone decarboxylase family protein translates to MTTEFTYPDLDALTPELREAVTSRASLNIFRMITHTPNLAPGFLSMAADVLQHNSLPATWRELVILRVGYRYDAGYETYQHVNIGRAIGMSEDAIAAAESGSADRVDEQEALLLRLTDVLLDNHTLTDAERDEALTFLTVNQLADLTLTVGFYQLVCNFLNTFGVRPEDADR, encoded by the coding sequence ATGACCACTGAATTCACCTACCCGGACCTCGACGCGCTCACTCCGGAACTGCGCGAGGCTGTCACCAGCCGGGCATCGCTGAACATCTTCCGCATGATCACTCACACTCCGAACCTGGCGCCGGGCTTCCTGTCCATGGCAGCTGATGTGCTGCAACACAACTCGTTGCCGGCAACGTGGCGGGAGCTGGTGATCCTGCGGGTCGGGTACCGCTACGACGCTGGTTACGAGACCTATCAGCACGTCAACATCGGGCGCGCGATCGGGATGAGCGAGGATGCGATCGCGGCCGCCGAGTCGGGATCGGCGGACAGGGTCGATGAGCAGGAGGCCCTGCTGCTGCGGTTGACCGATGTGCTGCTCGACAACCACACCCTCACCGATGCCGAACGTGATGAAGCGCTGACATTCCTGACGGTCAACCAGCTGGCGGATCTCACGCTGACCGTCGGCTTCTACCAACTGGTGTGCAACTTCCTCAACACCTTCGGTGTCCGGCCCGAGGATGCGGACCGCTGA
- a CDS encoding TetR/AcrR family transcriptional regulator: protein MKQVRPYRGVEAADRLAQRRSQLLEAGLDLLGAEDAEVTVRAVCRSAGLAARYFYESFADKDDFIAAVYDWVIADIATSTQAAVAAVPLADQTTAGMANIVHLIAQDRRIGRLLFSVKLSNDVLTRKRVESTALFAALLGQHAGDALQLRTNDYLRATSHFAVGGVTQTISAWLSGEVTLSPEQLIGQLRSMLDALAGTQQPGN from the coding sequence GTGAAGCAGGTCCGCCCCTACCGCGGCGTCGAAGCCGCCGACCGCCTGGCGCAGCGCCGCAGCCAGTTGCTGGAGGCCGGTCTGGACCTGCTGGGAGCCGAAGACGCCGAGGTCACCGTGCGCGCCGTGTGCCGCAGCGCGGGGCTGGCCGCCCGGTATTTCTACGAGAGCTTCGCCGACAAAGATGACTTCATCGCCGCCGTCTACGACTGGGTGATCGCTGATATCGCGACCTCGACACAGGCTGCCGTCGCCGCCGTTCCGCTGGCCGACCAGACCACTGCCGGGATGGCCAACATCGTGCATCTGATCGCCCAGGACCGGCGGATCGGCCGGCTGCTGTTCAGCGTCAAACTGTCCAACGACGTACTGACCCGCAAGCGCGTCGAATCCACCGCGCTCTTCGCGGCGCTGCTCGGTCAGCACGCCGGCGATGCGTTACAGCTGCGCACGAACGACTATCTCAGGGCCACATCGCATTTCGCCGTCGGCGGGGTGACACAGACGATCAGTGCGTGGCTGTCCGGCGAGGTCACCCTCTCCCCGGAGCAGCTCATCGGCCAGTTGCGCTCGATGCTCGACGCACTGGCCGGCACGCAGCAACCCGGAAACTGA
- a CDS encoding oxygenase MpaB family protein, whose protein sequence is MTVSEPIPHVERPMNESARPGPVPKRRRGAGFDDGLMGVALLAGPANVIMQLANPGVGYGVVESRVESGRTDLHPIKRARTTFTYLAVATRGSDAQKAAYRRAVNKAHAQVYSTEDSPVKYNAFDKNLQLWVAACLYKGGVDVFRMFIGELDDETADRHYRDSVTMGTTLQVPEDMWPADRAAFDRYWDESLEQLHIDDTVRGYLYPIAAGRPKNPKLPRFVQSRLDTVALLITTGFLPQRFREEMRLPWDAKSQKRFDRLISVLRTINDALPSFVRQFPFNLLLKDLDWRIRTGRPLV, encoded by the coding sequence ATGACGGTCAGCGAACCGATCCCGCACGTCGAACGGCCGATGAACGAGTCGGCGCGTCCCGGCCCCGTACCCAAGCGCCGGCGGGGCGCCGGCTTCGACGACGGGCTGATGGGTGTGGCGCTGCTGGCCGGCCCGGCCAACGTGATCATGCAGCTGGCCAACCCCGGCGTCGGCTACGGCGTCGTCGAGAGCCGCGTCGAGAGCGGCCGCACCGACCTGCACCCGATCAAGAGGGCCAGGACCACCTTCACCTACCTGGCCGTGGCCACCCGGGGCAGCGACGCGCAGAAGGCGGCCTACCGGCGTGCGGTCAACAAGGCGCACGCGCAGGTGTACTCCACCGAGGACAGCCCGGTGAAGTACAACGCGTTCGACAAGAACCTTCAGCTGTGGGTGGCCGCGTGCCTCTACAAGGGCGGGGTCGACGTGTTCCGGATGTTCATCGGCGAATTGGACGACGAGACCGCCGACCGGCACTACCGTGACAGCGTCACGATGGGCACCACACTGCAGGTGCCCGAGGACATGTGGCCGGCCGACCGGGCCGCGTTCGACCGGTACTGGGACGAATCCCTGGAACAGCTGCACATCGACGACACCGTGCGCGGCTATCTGTATCCGATCGCCGCGGGCCGGCCCAAGAATCCGAAACTGCCCCGCTTCGTGCAGAGCCGACTCGATACCGTCGCCCTGCTGATCACCACGGGATTCCTGCCGCAGCGGTTCCGGGAGGAAATGCGGTTGCCGTGGGATGCCAAGAGCCAGAAGCGGTTCGACCGGCTGATCTCCGTGCTGCGCACGATCAACGACGCGCTGCCCTCGTTCGTGCGGCAGTTCCCCTTCAATCTCTTGCTCAAGGACCTCGACTGGCGAATCCGGACCGGGCGTCCGTTGGTTTGA
- a CDS encoding type II toxin-antitoxin system VapC family toxin, protein MFLLDVNVMLAAHRADHPDHQSVKGWFDHLLDRDEPFAVPTLVWASFLRLATNRRIFDVPTPRSDVFSFITAVDAQPNHLQIGPGPRHLTLLQELCEEADAVGDLIPDAVLAAIATEHHCSVVSLDRDFARFTSIRHIRPDLD, encoded by the coding sequence ATGTTCCTGCTCGATGTCAACGTCATGCTCGCCGCGCACCGCGCCGACCATCCGGATCACCAATCGGTCAAAGGCTGGTTCGACCACCTCCTCGACAGGGACGAGCCCTTCGCCGTCCCGACCTTGGTCTGGGCATCGTTTCTACGATTGGCCACCAACAGGCGAATCTTCGACGTCCCCACGCCCCGCAGCGATGTGTTCTCGTTCATCACGGCTGTGGATGCGCAACCCAACCATCTGCAGATCGGGCCGGGACCGCGCCATCTCACACTGCTGCAGGAGCTGTGCGAAGAAGCCGACGCCGTGGGCGACCTGATCCCCGACGCCGTGTTGGCCGCCATTGCGACCGAACACCACTGCTCCGTGGTCAGCCTCGACCGGGACTTTGCCCGGTTCACCTCTATCCGCCATATCAGGCCGGATCTGGACTGA
- a CDS encoding antitoxin: MRTTIAIADELLAAAKRRARQRGQSLGSLVEDALRRELAAEQIRAPRPDIPVFTGGSGPRPGIDLRSNRALHETLDETIELNSLR, encoded by the coding sequence ATGCGCACTACCATCGCAATCGCCGATGAGCTGCTGGCCGCGGCCAAGCGTCGCGCTCGACAGCGGGGGCAGTCACTCGGCTCGCTTGTCGAGGACGCGCTGCGCCGTGAACTGGCAGCCGAGCAAATCCGCGCGCCGCGGCCCGACATTCCGGTGTTCACCGGTGGCAGTGGCCCCCGCCCGGGCATCGACCTGCGGTCGAACCGGGCATTACACGAAACTCTCGACGAGACCATCGAACTCAACTCGCTCCGGTAG
- a CDS encoding class I SAM-dependent methyltransferase, which produces MSTGRTDTDNWDITTSVGSTALFVAASRALEARKPDPLAIDRYAEAFCRAVGGEWTTAVEGTDPDHPLQTEFGESFVNFQGARTKYFDEYFTRAIDAGVKQVVLLAAGLDSRAYRLPWSDGTVIYELDQPRVLEFKRETIDRLGEAPTAERREVAIDLREDWPAALRASGFDPSRPSAWIAEGLLIYLPATAQEQLFAGIDALAAPGSFVGIEEATPMPDEAFEAKRAEAVSSGEENAFFTLVYNQQHAPAAQWFGEQGWDAAATPLHDCLRRAGRPVPAPDSEAGLMTGTITLVSATKR; this is translated from the coding sequence GTGAGCACCGGACGCACAGACACAGACAACTGGGATATCACCACGAGCGTAGGTTCGACAGCGTTATTCGTCGCTGCCTCAAGGGCATTGGAGGCGCGAAAGCCTGATCCCCTCGCCATCGATCGGTATGCCGAGGCGTTCTGCCGCGCGGTTGGCGGCGAGTGGACGACCGCGGTCGAGGGCACCGACCCCGACCATCCGTTGCAGACCGAATTCGGCGAGAGCTTCGTCAACTTCCAGGGCGCCCGGACCAAGTATTTCGACGAGTACTTCACCCGGGCCATCGACGCCGGGGTCAAACAGGTTGTCCTCTTGGCGGCCGGTCTGGACTCGCGGGCCTACCGCCTGCCGTGGTCCGACGGCACCGTGATCTACGAGTTGGATCAGCCCCGCGTGCTCGAGTTCAAGCGCGAGACCATCGACCGGCTCGGCGAGGCGCCGACGGCGGAGCGGCGCGAGGTGGCGATCGACCTCCGCGAGGACTGGCCCGCGGCGCTGCGCGCGAGCGGCTTCGATCCGTCGCGGCCCTCGGCGTGGATCGCCGAGGGGCTGTTGATCTATCTGCCTGCCACAGCACAGGAACAGTTATTTGCTGGAATCGATGCGCTGGCCGCGCCGGGAAGCTTCGTCGGCATCGAGGAAGCGACGCCGATGCCGGACGAGGCATTCGAGGCCAAGCGCGCCGAAGCGGTGTCCTCCGGCGAGGAGAACGCGTTCTTCACGCTGGTGTACAACCAGCAGCACGCGCCCGCGGCGCAGTGGTTCGGCGAGCAGGGCTGGGATGCCGCTGCGACACCGCTGCATGACTGCCTGCGCCGGGCGGGACGACCCGTGCCCGCTCCAGACTCCGAAGCAGGCCTGATGACGGGAACTATCACCCTCGTGTCTGCGACCAAAAGGTGA
- the eccA gene encoding type VII secretion AAA-ATPase EccA: MISRFATCCRALGLTVNDRQRPADLTAARSGFAGLAHIAHDHCDAWTGLAAAGDVSGAVIDAVWRTRASAGLLQRQIDLAAGDLGFTYDSGLYLQFRASEVDDFQLAYAARRAAEGQLAEADALVGELLARRPGWLNATWLRVAVNHRAQRWNDVVRLLTPVVTDPSLDEITGHAARITLGIALARLGMLAPALSYLEDPSGPIAVAALDGALAKALTLRGQGEDEDAGEVLQDLFAAHPENKQVEEALSDPTFGLLITTAARIDARTDPWDSETEPSESDFVDPGAKERKAHLLVEAEAELAEFIGLEEVKFQVARLKSSVAMSIRRQERGLAVAQRTNHLVFAGPPGTGKTTIARVVAKIYCGLGLLKKETVREVHRADLIGQHIGETEAKTNAIIDSALDGVLFLDEAYALVSTGAKNDFGLVAIDTLLARMENDRDRLVVIVAGYRKDLDMFLDTNEGLRSRFTRSIDFPSYSSSELVEIAERMAEKRDSTFEKAAHDDMEKLFGYLAEATMPDAQGVPRRCLDIAGNGRFVRNLVERSEEEREYRLDHSDNDDFTDEEMMTITAGDVNNSAGPLLRGLGLTVPA, from the coding sequence GTGATCAGCCGCTTCGCCACATGTTGTCGTGCGCTGGGCTTGACGGTGAACGACCGGCAGCGGCCGGCCGACCTCACCGCAGCCCGGTCCGGCTTTGCCGGATTGGCACACATCGCGCACGACCACTGTGACGCCTGGACCGGCCTGGCCGCCGCGGGCGACGTGTCCGGTGCGGTCATCGACGCGGTCTGGCGGACCCGGGCCAGTGCCGGTCTGCTGCAGCGCCAGATCGATCTGGCTGCCGGCGACCTGGGTTTCACCTATGACAGTGGGCTGTACCTGCAGTTCCGCGCCAGCGAGGTGGACGACTTTCAGCTGGCCTACGCCGCGCGCCGGGCTGCCGAGGGTCAGCTCGCCGAGGCCGACGCGCTGGTGGGCGAGCTGCTCGCCCGCCGGCCGGGGTGGCTGAACGCCACCTGGCTGCGGGTGGCGGTCAACCACCGCGCCCAGCGCTGGAACGACGTGGTGCGGCTGCTCACCCCGGTCGTCACCGACCCGTCGCTCGACGAGATCACCGGGCACGCCGCGCGGATCACCCTCGGCATCGCGCTGGCCCGGCTCGGCATGTTGGCACCCGCCCTGTCGTACCTGGAGGACCCGTCCGGCCCGATCGCGGTGGCCGCGCTCGACGGCGCACTGGCCAAGGCGCTGACCTTGCGTGGGCAGGGCGAGGACGAAGACGCCGGCGAGGTGCTGCAGGACCTCTTCGCCGCGCACCCGGAAAACAAGCAGGTCGAAGAGGCGCTGTCAGATCCGACCTTCGGGCTGCTCATCACCACGGCCGCCCGTATCGACGCCCGCACCGACCCGTGGGACTCGGAGACCGAACCGTCGGAGTCCGACTTCGTCGACCCGGGGGCCAAGGAGCGCAAGGCGCACCTGCTGGTCGAGGCCGAAGCCGAGCTCGCCGAGTTCATCGGCCTGGAAGAAGTGAAGTTCCAGGTGGCGCGGCTGAAGAGCTCGGTCGCCATGTCGATCCGGCGCCAGGAGCGTGGGCTGGCCGTGGCGCAACGCACCAACCACCTCGTGTTCGCCGGTCCGCCTGGAACGGGTAAGACCACCATCGCCCGCGTGGTCGCCAAGATCTATTGCGGCTTGGGGCTTCTCAAGAAGGAGACGGTCCGCGAGGTTCACCGCGCCGACCTGATCGGTCAGCACATCGGTGAGACCGAAGCCAAGACCAACGCCATCATCGACAGCGCGCTGGACGGCGTGCTGTTCCTCGACGAGGCCTACGCGCTGGTGTCCACCGGCGCCAAGAACGACTTCGGTCTGGTCGCCATCGACACCCTGCTGGCCCGCATGGAGAACGACCGTGACCGGCTCGTGGTGATCGTCGCGGGGTACCGCAAGGACCTCGACATGTTCCTGGACACCAACGAGGGTCTGCGTTCGCGCTTCACCCGCAGCATCGACTTCCCGTCGTACTCCTCGTCCGAACTCGTCGAGATCGCCGAGCGGATGGCCGAGAAGCGCGACAGCACGTTCGAGAAGGCCGCGCACGACGACATGGAGAAGCTGTTCGGTTACCTGGCCGAGGCCACCATGCCCGACGCCCAAGGTGTGCCGCGGCGCTGCCTCGACATCGCCGGTAACGGCCGCTTCGTCCGCAACCTGGTCGAGCGTTCCGAGGAGGAGCGCGAGTACCGCCTCGATCATTCCGACAACGACGACTTCACCGACGAGGAAATGATGACGATCACCGCCGGTGACGTGAACAATTCGGCCGGCCCGCTGCTGCGCGGCCTGGGTCTGACGGTGCCCGCATGA
- the eccB gene encoding type VII secretion protein EccB, which translates to MTAPDPDRRSFASRTPNNENPDQVSYRRGFVTKNQVTGWRFVMRRIASGVALHDTRMLVDPLRTQSRAVMTGALILVTGLIGCFLFSLFRPGGTAGNDAVLADRSTAALYVRVGEQLHPVLNLTSARLIAGKADNPVTVKTSEIDKFPRGNLLGIPGAPERMVQSAGTDADWTVCDAVSGTNAGVTVIAGTLASGGERALTLPSDAAVLVHNSEGPTPGDWLLWDGKRSPIDLANRAVTDALGLGGQIPTPRPIAAGLFNAIPEAPALAAPHVADAGAPTNYELSTPVPVGGVVAAYDADNTARYYAVLNDGLQPVSPVLASILRNTNSYDLDQAPRIGPDEVSRMPVSRAIDTTGYPGAPVKLVASSTAPVTCAQWIKPTGATESKLSVLSGAALPVPDGLHTVDLVGAGSNGAANRVALTPGSGYFVQTVGAEPGSPTAGSLFWVSDTGVRYGIDTAGDGKVVEALGLTSPALPIPWSILTQFAAGPTLSRGDALTAHDALSSNANAARLEATR; encoded by the coding sequence ATGACCGCGCCCGATCCGGACCGGCGCTCGTTCGCGTCCCGCACACCGAACAACGAAAACCCCGATCAGGTGTCGTACCGGCGTGGCTTTGTCACCAAGAACCAGGTGACGGGCTGGCGATTCGTCATGCGCCGCATTGCTTCTGGCGTGGCGCTGCACGACACCCGCATGTTGGTCGACCCGCTGCGTACGCAGAGCCGAGCGGTGATGACCGGTGCCCTGATCCTGGTCACGGGTCTGATCGGTTGCTTCCTGTTCTCGTTGTTCCGGCCGGGTGGGACTGCAGGTAACGATGCAGTGCTCGCCGACCGGTCGACGGCTGCCTTGTATGTCCGGGTTGGCGAGCAGCTGCACCCCGTGCTCAACCTGACCTCGGCGCGGTTGATCGCCGGCAAGGCGGACAACCCCGTCACCGTCAAGACCAGCGAGATCGACAAGTTCCCGCGCGGCAACCTGCTGGGCATCCCCGGCGCGCCGGAGCGGATGGTGCAGAGCGCCGGCACCGACGCGGATTGGACTGTGTGCGATGCGGTTTCCGGCACCAACGCCGGTGTGACGGTCATTGCAGGCACACTCGCATCGGGTGGTGAGCGTGCCCTGACGCTACCGTCGGATGCGGCCGTCCTGGTGCACAACAGCGAAGGCCCGACCCCGGGTGACTGGCTGCTGTGGGACGGAAAACGCAGCCCGATCGATCTGGCCAACCGTGCCGTCACCGATGCACTCGGCCTCGGCGGGCAGATCCCGACGCCGCGGCCCATCGCGGCCGGCCTGTTCAACGCCATCCCCGAAGCTCCGGCACTTGCGGCGCCGCACGTCGCCGACGCGGGTGCGCCGACGAACTACGAGCTGTCGACTCCTGTGCCCGTCGGTGGTGTGGTGGCGGCCTACGACGCCGACAACACCGCCCGCTACTACGCGGTGCTGAATGACGGTCTGCAGCCGGTCTCGCCGGTCCTGGCCTCAATCCTGCGGAACACCAACTCCTATGACCTGGACCAGGCTCCGCGGATCGGGCCCGACGAGGTGTCGCGGATGCCTGTCTCACGTGCCATCGACACCACCGGCTATCCGGGCGCACCGGTCAAGCTGGTCGCGTCGTCGACCGCCCCGGTGACCTGTGCCCAGTGGATCAAGCCGACGGGTGCCACCGAGAGCAAGTTGTCGGTCCTCTCGGGTGCGGCATTGCCGGTGCCGGACGGCCTGCACACCGTCGATCTGGTCGGAGCGGGCAGCAACGGCGCCGCCAACCGGGTCGCGTTGACCCCGGGCAGTGGCTACTTCGTCCAGACCGTCGGGGCCGAACCCGGCTCGCCGACCGCAGGCTCGTTGTTCTGGGTGAGTGACACCGGCGTCCGGTACGGCATCGACACCGCGGGTGACGGCAAAGTGGTTGAGGCGCTTGGCCTCACCTCGCCGGCCCTGCCCATTCCGTGGTCGATCCTGACGCAGTTCGCTGCCGGCCCGACCCTGTCCCGTGGCGACGCCCTGACCGCACATGATGCGCTGTCGTCCAACGCAAATGCTGCACGCCTGGAGGCGACCCGATGA